In a single window of the Bactrocera dorsalis isolate Fly_Bdor chromosome 2, ASM2337382v1, whole genome shotgun sequence genome:
- the LOC125776760 gene encoding uncharacterized protein LOC125776760, with translation MQKWANIICDVFPKENPETYFLASKYGKKNPTGKLFSRWTNANKTNYKKFSTDRTTTASPAALSSDKYYEKKCWLQNNCTPWEQVIDYWKETSGQRIIDIHNASSLSCIFSEWPRCKDFRGYELVSSYIQCFFQIIQ, from the exons ATGCAAAAGTGGGCCAACATCATCTGCGATGTATTCCCCAAAGAGAATCCG gaaacATATTTTCTAGCAAGCAAATATGGTAAGAAAAATCCTACGGGAAAGCTATTTTCACGCTGGACGAATGCTAACAAAACcaattataaaaagttttcaaccGATCGTACAACTACCGCTTCGCCAGCAGCTTTATCCAGCG ATAAGTATTACGAAAAGAAGTGCTGGCTGCAGAATAATTGCACACCATGGGAACAGGTTATTGATTACTGGAAGGAGACATCTGGTCAAAGAATTATAGATATCCATAACGCCAGTTCTTTAAGCTGCATTTTTAGTGAATGGCCGCGCTGTAAGGACTTTCGTGGATATGAACTTGTGAGTTCTTATATTCAAtgcttttttcaaataattcaataa